In Aurantimicrobium minutum, the following proteins share a genomic window:
- a CDS encoding glycosyltransferase, with amino-acid sequence MPKPLRILIGCDTFGPNVNGAAKFAERLAAGLVERGHDVRVMAPAAGRKSGTWVETHEGQPMTMYRIKSWRWYPHDWLRYMLPWRVRHNSARILDSFKPDVVHFQSHLIVGGGLTKEAQLRGIRIIGTNHFMPENMMQFTLLPKSTQKSVIRLVWKAAYRTFSRAEAVTTPTRRAANFLEEYTHLTDVHAISCGINAHHYTPNFDTKGENRILFVGRITGEKKLDVLLKAFTKLPPELNATLEFVGGGDLLQQMKQQVKNMGLDDKVFFAGYVSDDELKAALTRAKVFAMPSIAELQSIATMEAMATALPIVGADAMALPHLVHDGENGYLFEPNNVEDLRDKLVKVLTADDDELLRMKNNSLKFIRGHDITRTLDTFEALYRGEEVVDPDPELTDD; translated from the coding sequence ATGCCGAAACCATTACGCATCCTCATTGGATGTGACACATTCGGCCCAAACGTTAATGGCGCTGCAAAGTTTGCGGAGCGGTTGGCTGCAGGCTTGGTCGAACGCGGTCACGACGTTCGAGTGATGGCTCCGGCGGCTGGACGAAAGTCTGGTACGTGGGTTGAAACCCATGAAGGCCAACCCATGACGATGTATCGCATCAAGAGCTGGCGCTGGTACCCGCACGACTGGCTTCGCTACATGCTTCCTTGGCGTGTACGTCACAACAGCGCGCGAATCTTGGACAGTTTCAAACCAGATGTCGTGCACTTCCAATCCCACCTCATCGTTGGCGGCGGATTGACGAAAGAAGCTCAGCTTCGAGGAATCCGCATTATTGGAACAAACCACTTCATGCCTGAAAACATGATGCAGTTCACGCTTTTGCCTAAGTCCACCCAGAAGAGCGTTATTCGTTTGGTCTGGAAGGCTGCATACAGGACCTTTAGCCGCGCTGAGGCTGTCACGACACCCACACGCCGAGCTGCCAACTTCCTCGAGGAGTACACGCACCTCACAGATGTCCACGCCATTTCGTGCGGAATTAACGCCCACCACTACACCCCCAACTTTGACACCAAGGGGGAGAACCGCATTTTGTTCGTCGGTCGCATCACTGGTGAGAAGAAGCTCGATGTTCTGCTCAAAGCTTTCACCAAACTGCCACCGGAGCTCAATGCAACCCTGGAATTCGTTGGCGGGGGAGATCTGCTTCAGCAGATGAAGCAGCAGGTAAAAAACATGGGCTTAGACGACAAAGTGTTCTTCGCTGGATATGTCAGTGATGACGAACTGAAAGCAGCCCTCACCAGAGCAAAAGTTTTTGCCATGCCTTCGATTGCTGAGCTGCAGTCCATCGCAACTATGGAAGCAATGGCCACCGCTCTACCCATCGTTGGTGCGGACGCAATGGCCCTGCCGCACCTTGTTCACGACGGTGAAAACGGTTACCTGTTCGAGCCCAACAATGTTGAAGATTTACGTGACAAGCTCGTGAAAGTTCTCACCGCAGATGACGATGAGCTGCTTCGTATGAAGAACAACTCGCTCAAGTTCATTCGCGGTCACGACATCACTCGCACGCTGGACACTTTCGAAGCTCTGTATCGTGGCGAAGAAGTTGTAGATCCAGACCCAGAGCTCACAGACGACTAA
- the katG gene encoding catalase/peroxidase HPI, producing MSDESKCPYLGGTSSSSGTSNNDWWPNQLNLDSLTHNSPKSDPMDPDFDYATEFKSLDLAAVKKDIYELMTSSQDWWPADYGHYGPFFIRMAWHSAGTYRISDGRGGAGQGLQRFAPLNSWPDNVNLDKARRLLWPVKKKYGKKLSWADLMILAGNCAIEDMGLKTFGFGGGRADVWEADDTYWGPEAEWLANKRYSGDRDLENPLAAVQMGLIYVNPEGPDGNPDILASARDIRETFARMAMDDEETVALIAGGHTFGKAHGAADADKYVGPEPEGAPIEEQGLGWKNSYGTGNGADTISSGLEGAWTPNPTKWDNGYFETLFGYEWVMTKSPAGAIQWVPSDESAASLVPDAHIAGKTHAPVMFTTDLALRTDPAYEKISRHFLENPDAFADAFARAWFKLTHRDMGPISRYLGPEVPAEQLIWQDPVPAVDHPLVSDADVAEIKKQVLASGLSVSQLVFVAWASASSYRNSDKRGGANGARIRLEPQRNWAANDPQALAPILAKLESLQSDLAAAGKKISLADLIVLAGSAAVEKAAADAGVNVTVPFHPGRTDATQEQTDVNSFAVLEPVADGFRNYASKGHSAVAERLLVDRANQLNLTAPEMTVLVGGLRVLGANTGGSTVGVFTKTPGVLTNDFFVNLLELGNTWHPQPGDTALFDARDNATGAAKWTGSRADLVFGSNSILRALAEVYASDDAKTKFVNDFVAAWVKVMENDRFDLA from the coding sequence ATGTCTGACGAAAGCAAATGCCCCTACCTGGGTGGAACTTCCAGCTCATCTGGAACCTCAAACAATGATTGGTGGCCTAACCAGCTGAACTTGGATTCACTGACCCACAACTCCCCCAAGTCTGACCCTATGGACCCAGACTTTGACTACGCCACAGAGTTCAAGAGCTTGGATTTGGCAGCAGTCAAGAAAGACATTTACGAGCTGATGACCTCGTCACAAGACTGGTGGCCAGCCGACTATGGTCACTACGGTCCTTTCTTTATCCGTATGGCGTGGCACAGTGCAGGCACCTACCGCATCAGCGACGGTCGCGGTGGTGCAGGCCAGGGCCTCCAGCGTTTTGCTCCATTGAACAGCTGGCCAGATAACGTCAACCTGGACAAGGCACGACGCTTGCTGTGGCCAGTAAAGAAGAAGTACGGCAAGAAGCTCAGCTGGGCCGACCTCATGATTCTTGCCGGTAACTGTGCCATCGAAGACATGGGCCTGAAGACCTTTGGTTTCGGCGGTGGACGTGCTGACGTTTGGGAAGCAGATGACACCTACTGGGGCCCTGAAGCAGAATGGCTCGCAAACAAGCGTTACAGCGGCGACCGAGACCTAGAGAACCCTCTCGCTGCTGTTCAGATGGGTCTGATCTACGTCAACCCTGAGGGCCCAGACGGCAACCCCGACATCCTGGCTTCCGCACGAGACATTCGTGAAACATTTGCCCGCATGGCTATGGATGACGAAGAAACTGTTGCCCTGATTGCCGGCGGTCACACCTTCGGTAAGGCTCACGGAGCTGCTGATGCAGATAAGTACGTTGGCCCCGAACCAGAGGGTGCTCCGATCGAAGAGCAGGGACTTGGCTGGAAGAACAGCTATGGAACAGGTAATGGCGCGGACACCATTTCCTCCGGCCTCGAAGGTGCATGGACTCCCAACCCCACCAAGTGGGACAACGGATACTTCGAAACCCTCTTTGGATACGAGTGGGTTATGACCAAGAGCCCTGCTGGCGCAATCCAGTGGGTTCCTTCTGACGAGTCAGCTGCCTCACTGGTTCCTGATGCACACATTGCAGGAAAGACACACGCCCCAGTCATGTTCACCACTGACTTGGCACTACGTACTGACCCTGCATACGAGAAGATCTCGCGTCACTTCTTGGAGAACCCTGATGCCTTTGCGGATGCTTTTGCACGTGCATGGTTCAAGCTCACCCACCGTGATATGGGACCCATCTCCCGTTATCTCGGACCCGAGGTTCCTGCAGAGCAGCTCATCTGGCAGGACCCAGTTCCTGCGGTTGATCACCCTCTGGTTTCTGATGCAGATGTTGCAGAAATCAAAAAGCAGGTGCTTGCTTCCGGTCTGAGTGTTTCTCAGCTGGTATTCGTCGCATGGGCTTCTGCGTCCAGCTACCGCAACAGCGACAAGCGAGGCGGTGCCAACGGTGCCCGTATTCGCCTGGAGCCACAGCGCAACTGGGCCGCAAATGACCCACAAGCACTCGCTCCTATCCTGGCGAAGCTGGAATCCCTACAGAGTGATCTTGCCGCAGCAGGCAAGAAGATCTCACTTGCGGACCTCATCGTTCTGGCAGGTTCTGCAGCAGTTGAAAAAGCGGCAGCAGATGCTGGCGTAAACGTCACAGTACCTTTCCACCCTGGTCGCACTGACGCAACTCAGGAGCAAACAGACGTCAACTCCTTCGCTGTTTTGGAGCCGGTAGCTGATGGTTTCCGCAACTACGCAAGCAAGGGCCACAGCGCTGTCGCTGAGCGTTTGTTGGTTGACCGCGCTAACCAGCTCAACCTCACCGCTCCAGAAATGACTGTTCTGGTGGGAGGTTTACGAGTGCTTGGAGCCAACACCGGTGGTTCAACCGTAGGTGTATTCACCAAGACTCCTGGTGTACTCACGAATGACTTCTTCGTGAATCTGCTGGAACTTGGTAACACCTGGCACCCACAGCCTGGTGATACTGCGCTTTTCGATGCTCGCGACAACGCCACCGGCGCTGCAAAGTGGACCGGAAGCCGTGCAGATCTCGTGTTCGGTTCGAACTCGATTCTGCGTGCTCTTGCAGAGGTTTACGCCAGCGATGATGCCAAGACCAAGTTCGTCAACGACTTCGTTGCCGCCTGGGTCAAGGTCATGGAGAATGATCGTTTTGATCTAGCGTAA
- a CDS encoding glycosyl hydrolase family 18 protein → MKNKRATTAAIAALATSTAAFTGFAMPAQAAATDVNVDWKITQDWGSGYQGTVTVKNTSTKSINPWSVTIPYANSINSTWDATATSTTGGYRFSGPSWNLALAPGASVTFGFIGSSKGGALTPTTCVVSGATCAVNDGSSTVTPDPTPTTPTVDPTVTPEPTPTTPASSASALKVSLKVTSDWGTGRNVDMVVTNTGTTTLNKWSVSVPWKGTSVSMWNASSFLAGGVLTATNLSWNGTLAPGASATLGFTDNGNFVMPTSCATAVGTCELNGSGVTPQPTPTETTTPTPTPTVDPAPTVDPTAPPVNPYVPSPDAYTGDKKIVAYYPSWATYARNYQVADIPAEKITHINFAFANIADGKCVVGDSYADTDKAFAGDSWDQGAKRGNFNQLTKLKEANPNLETMISIGGWTWSKNFSAAAATEASRQAFVSSCVDFMNTYGFDGIDIDWEYPVSGGLYAGTPADKANYTALLAEFQKELAAQSARDGEHHPLTIAAPAGPTTIPNLEAKNIGGIVDWMNLMSYDYHGGWDPITGHNAPMKVGSKDTATGFSVSDAVDAYLNAGFPAQKLVLGLPLYGRGWENVGSTQNGLYQPATNASVGTWEKGVFDYTDIKNNYLPTMTRYWDAEAQVPYLYDPVRKLWISYDDPQSIKIKVDYIKAKGLGGAMVWELSGDRDEELIDALGTNLK, encoded by the coding sequence ATGAAGAACAAACGAGCGACAACCGCTGCGATAGCAGCACTAGCCACATCCACAGCAGCGTTTACTGGTTTTGCCATGCCAGCACAAGCAGCTGCTACAGACGTGAATGTGGATTGGAAGATTACTCAGGACTGGGGCTCTGGCTACCAGGGCACTGTCACCGTGAAGAACACCTCGACAAAAAGCATCAATCCCTGGTCAGTGACCATCCCTTATGCCAACAGCATCAATTCCACGTGGGATGCCACTGCGACCAGCACAACAGGCGGATACCGCTTCTCGGGTCCGAGTTGGAATTTAGCTCTTGCACCCGGAGCTTCGGTAACCTTCGGCTTCATCGGCTCCTCAAAAGGCGGCGCGCTCACTCCCACAACCTGTGTAGTCTCTGGCGCAACATGCGCGGTAAACGATGGCTCCTCGACGGTTACTCCAGATCCAACACCCACCACCCCAACCGTTGACCCCACTGTGACGCCGGAACCCACCCCCACCACCCCGGCATCTTCTGCGAGCGCGCTTAAGGTCTCCCTCAAGGTCACCAGCGACTGGGGTACTGGCCGCAATGTAGACATGGTCGTCACGAACACGGGGACTACCACGCTCAACAAGTGGTCGGTCTCTGTTCCATGGAAGGGTACGAGCGTCTCAATGTGGAACGCAAGCTCTTTCCTTGCTGGTGGTGTTCTTACGGCCACTAACCTCTCTTGGAACGGCACCCTTGCACCGGGAGCCTCTGCCACTCTGGGATTTACTGATAATGGCAACTTTGTCATGCCCACGAGCTGTGCCACTGCGGTGGGAACCTGTGAACTCAATGGTTCGGGTGTGACGCCACAACCCACTCCTACGGAGACCACCACACCTACACCCACCCCGACGGTGGATCCCGCCCCCACCGTTGATCCCACTGCTCCCCCAGTAAACCCATACGTTCCTAGCCCTGATGCATACACCGGGGATAAGAAAATTGTGGCTTACTACCCCTCGTGGGCAACGTATGCCCGCAACTATCAAGTCGCAGACATTCCTGCTGAAAAGATCACCCACATCAACTTTGCCTTTGCCAATATTGCCGACGGTAAATGTGTGGTCGGAGACTCCTATGCAGATACTGACAAGGCATTTGCTGGTGATAGTTGGGACCAGGGCGCCAAGCGTGGAAACTTCAACCAACTCACCAAACTCAAGGAAGCTAACCCCAACTTGGAAACCATGATTTCTATTGGCGGCTGGACCTGGAGCAAGAACTTCTCAGCTGCCGCTGCCACAGAAGCGTCACGTCAGGCCTTTGTTTCTTCCTGTGTGGACTTCATGAATACCTACGGCTTTGATGGCATAGATATTGACTGGGAATATCCCGTCTCTGGTGGTCTCTACGCTGGAACGCCAGCAGATAAGGCCAACTACACTGCCTTACTAGCTGAATTCCAGAAGGAACTAGCAGCTCAGAGTGCACGTGATGGTGAACACCACCCACTCACGATTGCAGCGCCTGCTGGCCCCACCACCATTCCCAACCTGGAAGCCAAGAACATTGGTGGAATCGTCGACTGGATGAACCTGATGTCTTATGACTACCACGGTGGCTGGGATCCCATTACTGGGCACAACGCACCGATGAAGGTAGGCAGTAAAGACACTGCAACAGGATTTAGTGTGTCCGACGCGGTTGACGCCTATCTCAATGCTGGATTCCCCGCACAAAAACTCGTGCTTGGTTTGCCACTGTATGGCCGCGGCTGGGAAAACGTCGGCTCAACACAGAACGGGCTCTACCAACCTGCGACTAATGCCTCAGTTGGCACGTGGGAAAAGGGCGTCTTTGATTACACCGATATCAAAAACAACTACCTCCCCACCATGACCCGCTACTGGGATGCAGAGGCTCAGGTTCCTTACCTCTACGACCCTGTACGAAAGTTATGGATCAGCTATGACGACCCCCAGTCCATCAAGATCAAAGTGGACTACATCAAAGCCAAAGGTCTTGGCGGCGCGATGGTGTGGGAACTCAGTGGTGACAGAGATGAAGAACTCATCGATGCCCTAGGAACAAACCTTAAATAA
- a CDS encoding TetR/AcrR family transcriptional regulator, which yields MPELASTKDRLLAAAVEVIDNSGIKELRIRDIAARAGVKEPSVYHFFGSRDGLVEAAQAFRYTRGLLELTQVFDEKVRNCSNTEEFIAVIHDVTASIFSDDRYSIRAVRADVLGSAMSRPRLKSAVAAAQRQSHELLCATLNFAQERGWVLPELDTMAFAVWYTGMVNGRLVYEIDPVQCSGQAWNDLATEVTITALCGPRK from the coding sequence ATGCCTGAACTCGCCTCAACCAAGGACAGATTGCTTGCCGCGGCGGTAGAAGTTATCGATAACTCAGGCATCAAGGAACTGAGAATTCGCGACATTGCAGCACGGGCAGGGGTGAAAGAACCTTCGGTCTATCATTTTTTTGGCAGCCGCGACGGACTCGTGGAGGCCGCGCAGGCATTCCGATACACCCGAGGTTTATTGGAGTTAACTCAAGTCTTCGACGAAAAAGTGCGGAATTGTTCCAACACCGAAGAATTCATTGCTGTCATACATGATGTGACTGCATCAATTTTCTCCGATGATCGCTATTCAATTCGGGCAGTCCGGGCAGATGTTCTAGGAAGTGCAATGTCGCGACCCAGGCTCAAGAGTGCCGTCGCTGCAGCGCAGCGGCAGTCGCATGAATTGTTATGCGCAACATTGAACTTTGCGCAGGAACGCGGGTGGGTCTTGCCGGAACTAGACACAATGGCTTTTGCCGTGTGGTACACCGGAATGGTTAATGGCCGTCTTGTTTATGAGATTGATCCCGTGCAATGCTCTGGTCAAGCCTGGAACGACCTCGCTACCGAGGTGACAATTACTGCTTTGTGTGGCCCCAGAAAGTAA
- a CDS encoding response regulator: MSSALEQVDDLEIVATADNVAEAKKWFQPENLDVVILDIELPDGNGVGLGITMRRQNPHLGVVLLSDRDMLELILGLPKEERQGWSYLTKSATKSIDSLASAIRATSRGETVIDPALVNRSQARPGTGVSSLTNRQFEVLRAVARGDSNQTIATNLGIAVNSVGNHLIAIYDALGIPEGKNARVAAVLDFLQDTTRPSTLSRAFSD; encoded by the coding sequence ATGAGTTCTGCATTAGAGCAGGTTGACGATCTTGAGATTGTCGCGACTGCTGACAATGTAGCTGAAGCAAAAAAATGGTTTCAGCCTGAAAATCTTGACGTAGTCATTCTCGACATTGAGCTTCCAGACGGAAACGGTGTCGGCCTCGGAATTACCATGCGTCGCCAAAATCCTCATCTCGGCGTGGTTTTGCTCTCTGATAGAGACATGCTTGAGCTCATTCTTGGTCTCCCGAAAGAGGAAAGACAAGGGTGGAGCTACCTCACCAAGAGTGCGACAAAATCTATTGATTCTTTAGCTTCCGCCATTCGTGCAACTTCACGTGGTGAAACTGTGATTGATCCGGCACTTGTCAACCGTTCTCAAGCTCGTCCAGGAACCGGCGTTTCTTCGTTGACGAACCGACAATTTGAAGTGCTTCGTGCGGTAGCTCGCGGAGACAGTAATCAAACCATTGCCACCAATTTAGGAATTGCAGTCAACTCTGTAGGCAACCACCTCATTGCCATTTATGACGCTCTCGGTATTCCTGAGGGAAAGAATGCTCGTGTAGCAGCAGTTTTGGACTTCTTACAAGATACAACTCGGCCTTCTACACTCTCACGAGCATTTAGTGACTAA
- a CDS encoding DUF1684 domain-containing protein, whose protein sequence is MTADIAAVTPQTPEEAYAFFRSRRHEMALLPQGSLALVNTQWFYGAPGESESVWGVNGLWSALPEGEKGIQLTATAADNILVDGALVDGTVVVTGKDSETASTIVFDETKTGTVIKGEDGKYALRVWDSNSEDLQNFGSIDAFEYNPDWVITGTFTPIEGGRAVEVSHLKDQGAGRDKVIPGDIRFTIDGVEYAPSAFKEGRALMIVFSDATSGPVTYSVGRFLMVAPNPDGTITLDFNRAYLPPCAFSYNFNCPMPPEENRFPFAVEAGEKNVLNKAGELLH, encoded by the coding sequence GTGACTGCAGATATCGCCGCCGTAACCCCGCAAACTCCTGAAGAAGCCTATGCCTTCTTCCGTAGCCGACGCCATGAGATGGCGTTATTGCCCCAGGGCTCACTCGCTTTGGTGAATACTCAGTGGTTCTATGGTGCGCCGGGGGAGAGCGAGAGCGTTTGGGGCGTGAACGGTCTTTGGTCCGCACTTCCCGAGGGGGAAAAAGGTATTCAGCTGACCGCAACTGCGGCAGACAACATCTTGGTTGACGGGGCGCTCGTTGACGGAACTGTAGTTGTTACAGGGAAAGATTCTGAAACTGCTTCCACCATCGTTTTTGATGAGACTAAAACCGGAACTGTCATCAAAGGCGAAGATGGCAAATATGCGTTGAGAGTGTGGGACAGCAACTCCGAGGATCTTCAGAACTTTGGCTCTATTGATGCATTTGAATACAACCCTGACTGGGTCATCACCGGAACTTTCACCCCCATTGAGGGCGGTCGTGCAGTAGAGGTGTCTCATCTCAAAGATCAAGGTGCTGGACGAGACAAGGTCATCCCCGGAGATATCCGTTTCACCATTGACGGTGTTGAATATGCGCCCTCAGCCTTCAAAGAAGGCCGGGCGCTCATGATTGTGTTCTCGGATGCCACCTCGGGACCCGTAACCTACAGTGTGGGCCGTTTCCTCATGGTTGCCCCAAACCCTGATGGCACGATCACCTTGGACTTCAACCGCGCCTACCTTCCTCCGTGTGCATTTAGCTACAACTTCAACTGTCCTATGCCACCGGAGGAGAACCGTTTCCCCTTTGCAGTTGAGGCCGGAGAGAAGAACGTGCTCAATAAAGCTGGCGAGCTGCTGCACTAA
- a CDS encoding PadR family transcriptional regulator codes for MAVREAILGILTLGPAYGLQLHAELGARAPHRAKTNVGQVYGTLDRLTTAGLVTHQGLTEDGLPLYALTDSGRDEANNWLSGSTVTSLPEWVDVQDMVLISSSVNKIHATALIHSLKSHLRNDVVETGITPARRLHAQATVRYHEAVSNWLADVGVSDLQEQPHYSLGRPKRGRPAKS; via the coding sequence ATGGCTGTTCGCGAAGCAATCCTCGGGATTCTTACCTTGGGGCCGGCATATGGTCTTCAGCTCCACGCCGAGCTGGGAGCTCGCGCCCCACACCGAGCCAAGACCAATGTGGGACAGGTGTACGGCACTTTAGATCGCCTCACCACGGCTGGTCTCGTGACGCACCAAGGACTCACCGAGGACGGCCTTCCCCTCTACGCCTTGACAGATTCTGGTCGCGATGAGGCAAACAACTGGCTCAGTGGATCTACTGTGACATCCCTGCCTGAGTGGGTAGATGTTCAAGACATGGTGCTCATTAGCTCCAGCGTGAATAAAATTCACGCCACCGCCTTAATTCACAGCCTGAAGAGCCACCTCAGAAACGATGTAGTGGAGACAGGCATCACGCCTGCACGTCGCCTCCACGCCCAGGCCACAGTTCGTTACCACGAAGCAGTATCCAACTGGCTTGCAGACGTGGGCGTCTCAGACCTGCAAGAACAACCCCACTACAGCCTCGGTCGCCCAAAGCGTGGACGCCCAGCAAAGAGTTAG
- a CDS encoding DUF3145 domain-containing protein gives MTAVSTGVVYVHSSPRALSPHVEWAISRVLGKGITLSWSPQPILPGSQRAEYAWQGPVGSASKIASELLGWEQLRFEVTEDAAPGIDGGRWCHTPSLGIFHSPVDAAGNMVITENRLRAVLDFAGNDADLLRTGISRSLGEAWDAELDTFRYASDMAPVRWLHQVG, from the coding sequence ATGACTGCAGTGTCGACAGGAGTGGTTTATGTCCACTCCTCGCCTCGCGCGTTGAGCCCACATGTAGAGTGGGCTATTAGTCGTGTCTTGGGTAAAGGAATCACATTGTCGTGGAGTCCTCAACCCATACTCCCTGGTTCACAGCGTGCCGAATACGCGTGGCAAGGTCCTGTGGGATCAGCAAGCAAAATCGCGTCCGAACTCTTGGGGTGGGAACAGCTGCGTTTTGAGGTCACAGAAGATGCCGCTCCAGGAATTGATGGCGGTCGTTGGTGCCACACTCCAAGCTTGGGAATCTTTCATTCACCCGTTGATGCTGCAGGGAACATGGTAATTACCGAAAACAGGCTTCGAGCTGTGTTGGATTTCGCCGGAAACGATGCCGATCTCTTGAGAACTGGTATTTCAAGGTCCCTGGGTGAAGCATGGGATGCAGAATTAGACACCTTCCGATATGCCTCAGATATGGCTCCGGTGCGCTGGCTCCATCAAGTTGGTTAG
- a CDS encoding beta-ketoacyl-[acyl-carrier-protein] synthase family protein yields MSKKIVVTGIGTTSPLAGNAPETWAALLAGKSGARSLEQEWVEKWDIPITFAAQAAVPAEEILERVETKRLDPSSQFALIAGREAWLDSGNPEVDPGRLAVDWSTGIGGVWTLLDAWDTLREKGPRRVLPMTVPMLMPNGPGAAIGMDLHARAGVRTVVSACASSTEAIANAYEHLQAGLADVIIAGGSEAAIHPLPIASFAAMQALSKRNDDPAGASRPYDVNRDGFVLGEGAAALVLETEEHALARGAKIYAEVAGGAVTSDAYHITAPDPEGSAAARAMIQAIEQAGASIEDVVHINAHATSTPVGDIAEYNALRRVFGDHLDNIAVSATKSSTGHLLGGAGAIEAMFTVLALHNRTAPPTINLENQDPEIKLDVVTSPRELPSGDIVAISNSFGFGGHNAVVAFRSYN; encoded by the coding sequence ATGAGCAAGAAGATTGTCGTCACCGGTATCGGTACCACGTCTCCTTTGGCCGGCAATGCCCCAGAGACCTGGGCAGCTCTTCTTGCTGGTAAGTCTGGCGCTCGCTCACTCGAACAAGAGTGGGTTGAGAAGTGGGATATCCCCATCACTTTTGCGGCACAAGCTGCCGTGCCTGCTGAGGAAATTCTTGAACGCGTTGAAACTAAGCGTTTAGACCCTTCCTCACAGTTCGCCCTCATCGCTGGGCGTGAAGCTTGGTTAGACTCCGGAAACCCAGAGGTTGACCCTGGCCGGCTAGCTGTCGACTGGTCCACAGGTATCGGCGGCGTGTGGACTCTCCTCGACGCATGGGACACCCTGCGCGAAAAGGGACCACGTCGCGTTCTGCCCATGACTGTTCCGATGCTGATGCCTAATGGACCTGGAGCAGCTATCGGTATGGACCTGCACGCTCGTGCAGGTGTGCGCACCGTCGTTTCTGCTTGCGCCTCCAGCACCGAAGCCATCGCCAACGCCTATGAACACCTTCAGGCTGGTCTAGCTGATGTCATCATCGCCGGTGGTTCTGAGGCTGCCATCCACCCACTCCCTATTGCCTCGTTCGCTGCTATGCAGGCACTGTCCAAGCGCAATGATGATCCTGCTGGCGCTTCTCGCCCCTACGACGTCAACCGTGACGGTTTCGTGCTCGGAGAAGGTGCAGCTGCATTGGTTCTTGAAACAGAAGAACACGCACTTGCTCGGGGAGCAAAGATTTACGCCGAGGTTGCTGGAGGAGCTGTAACCTCCGACGCGTATCACATCACCGCACCAGACCCCGAGGGTTCCGCGGCTGCTCGCGCCATGATTCAAGCCATCGAACAAGCAGGCGCCAGTATCGAAGATGTTGTTCACATCAACGCCCACGCCACATCAACACCTGTTGGTGACATCGCTGAATACAATGCTTTGCGTCGTGTATTCGGTGACCACCTGGACAATATTGCTGTGTCTGCTACGAAGTCGTCTACAGGTCACCTTCTCGGTGGTGCTGGAGCTATTGAGGCAATGTTTACTGTCTTAGCTCTTCACAACAGAACCGCTCCCCCCACCATTAACTTGGAAAACCAGGATCCTGAAATCAAGCTCGATGTCGTCACGAGTCCTCGTGAACTTCCTTCCGGCGACATCGTTGCTATTAGTAACTCCTTTGGTTTTGGAGGCCACAACGCGGTTGTTGCGTTCCGCAGCTACAACTAA
- a CDS encoding acyl carrier protein, whose amino-acid sequence MALSTEEVLAGLAELVNDETGIATETVQLDKSFTDDLDIDSISMMTIVVNAEEKFDVKIPDEEVKNLKTVGDAVNFIVSAS is encoded by the coding sequence ATGGCACTGTCCACCGAAGAAGTACTTGCAGGTCTGGCTGAGCTCGTTAACGACGAAACCGGCATTGCAACCGAAACGGTACAGCTGGACAAGTCTTTCACCGACGACCTCGACATTGACTCGATCTCGATGATGACCATCGTCGTGAACGCAGAAGAGAAGTTCGACGTGAAGATCCCCGACGAGGAAGTAAAGAACCTCAAGACCGTCGGTGACGCAGTTAACTTCATCGTTTCTGCATCCTAA